From Chryseobacterium camelliae:
GGTTCATGTTTTTGAAGGCGGAAATCTGGAAATCAGGGATCAGTATAGTTTCGATCTTTCTCCGATAGAATCTCAGGATCAATGGGATAGTCTCTTAACCAAACTCTGGGAAGATGCTGAAAAATTCGCTGCTTTACTGGAGCAGATGCCCGATGCTAAGATGAATGAAGTCTTTGTGGATGAAAAATACGGTACTTATCTCAGGAATATCGACGGAATGATCGAACATTGCTACTATCATTTAGGGCAGATAACTCTGATTAGAAATTTATTACATAGTTCATGATACGCAGGTATAATGACAATTATTTAAAGTTCTATAAGGATTTCCTGTTTAAGGGTGTTATTTTAATTACTTATCTTTAGAAAAAATTAAAATTCTAAATGAAAAAGACGGTTGCAATCCTTTTTGCGTTTATTATTGCTCAGTTTCAGGCCCAGCAGGGACCTTATTATCAGCAGTCTGTCAAATATAAAATGGATATTGATGTGAATGCTGAAAAATTCACCTATCAGGGCAAACAGACCCTGGAATACACTAACAATTCTCCGGATGAACTTAATGTGGTCTATTTCCATCTGTACTGGAATGCATTTAAACCGAATTCCATGATGGACCAAAGGGTTGCCGGACAGGGCAAAAACGGAGATTCAAGATTGCAGAAAGACGGTATCTCAAGGCTGGCATCGATTCCGAAAGACCAGGAAGGAGCTCAGAATATCCACTGGATCAAACAGAATGGCAAGGACCTGAAGTTTGAAGTTCAGGAAACCATCATGAAAGTTTACCTTGCGGAGCCTATTAAGCCAAAATCATCTACCACATTCACCATGGACTGGGATGCTGTGATTCCACAGCAGATCCGAAGAAGCGGAAGAAATAACAGGGAAGGTGTTGATATGACCATGACGCAATGGTACCCGAAAATCGCGGAATACGATTATGATGGTTGGGCCACATTCGATTATATCGGAAGAGAATTTCATGCCCCGTTTTCGGATTTTGACGTCAACATTAAGATCAATAAAGATTATGTAATCGGAGCAGGGGGAACCCTTGAAAATCCTTCTGAAGTAAAAGGATATGATGCCGGTGCAAAAATCAAGGCTGAAAAGAATAAAGCGACATGGAAATGGACGGCTAAAAATATTCTGGACTTTGCCTGGGCGGCTGACCGGGATTATATCGTGAAAAGTTTTGATGTTCCACAAGGGCCGAAAGTCTTCCTGGTCTACCAGAATAATGAGAAAACAAAAGTATGGGAACAGGCGCAGCCTTATATTACAAAATATTATCAGCTGATGAATGCCCACTTCGGAAAATATATTTATCCTTCTTATGCATTTATCCA
This genomic window contains:
- a CDS encoding M1 family metallopeptidase; protein product: MKKTVAILFAFIIAQFQAQQGPYYQQSVKYKMDIDVNAEKFTYQGKQTLEYTNNSPDELNVVYFHLYWNAFKPNSMMDQRVAGQGKNGDSRLQKDGISRLASIPKDQEGAQNIHWIKQNGKDLKFEVQETIMKVYLAEPIKPKSSTTFTMDWDAVIPQQIRRSGRNNREGVDMTMTQWYPKIAEYDYDGWATFDYIGREFHAPFSDFDVNIKINKDYVIGAGGTLENPSEVKGYDAGAKIKAEKNKATWKWTAKNILDFAWAADRDYIVKSFDVPQGPKVFLVYQNNEKTKVWEQAQPYITKYYQLMNAHFGKYIYPSYAFIQGGDGGMEYGMCTMILGEAKDIEGLMGLMAHEGSHSWYQQMLATNESVRPWMDEGFTSYAEDYVMNQLFPPKEPLPNPFAEKVNAYRNFVKKGIEEPASWLGDHHDNGTAYTYASYIKGELYLVELGYIMGEQNLAETLKQYYDQWAMKHPSDRDFLHIAQNVSGMDLKWFQNYWINTTKTIDYGIKDVKYDAKSTTVTLINNGQVPMPVDFSIITKDRKMVSYQIPVNLTHTWKEKDVYGDFKTMPYWPWTQKEYTLTIPYSKDQLSVLGIDFSQRLADVNMENNFVEVP
- a CDS encoding DUF1572 domain-containing protein, which translates into the protein MGSAVQLAKRFREVLLDGLWIANTNFKDQLSGTTWKQATTKVGHLNTIAMLTFHIDYYIAGLVHVFEGGNLEIRDQYSFDLSPIESQDQWDSLLTKLWEDAEKFAALLEQMPDAKMNEVFVDEKYGTYLRNIDGMIEHCYYHLGQITLIRNLLHSS